The Medicago truncatula cultivar Jemalong A17 chromosome 4, MtrunA17r5.0-ANR, whole genome shotgun sequence genome includes a region encoding these proteins:
- the LOC112420748 gene encoding disease resistance protein RUN1, which translates to MEIGRTGGMVVVPVFYEVDPSEVRHQEGQFGKALEDLMSTISIDESTKSNWKRELNIGGIAGNESDDVKNIVEHVTRLLDRTELFVAEHPVGVESRVETVTKLLNIENSEDVLLLGIWGMGGMGKTTLAKAIYNQIGSKFEGRSFLLNIRELWETDTNQVSLQQQILCDVCKTTAFKIHDIESGKNILKERLSQKKVLLVLDDVNELEQLKALCGSHEWFGLGSRIIITTRNMRLLRLYEIYQVYAIEEMDESESLKLFSWHAFKQPSPIEDFAKHLTDVISYSGGLPLALEVLGSYLSDCETTDWHKVLEKLKCIPHDQVQEKLKVSFDGLKDFTEKQIFLDIACFFIGRDRNDVIRILNGCGYFADIGIKVLVERALVTVDNRNKLRMHDL; encoded by the exons AACCGGTGGTATGGTGGTTGTACCAGTCTTCTATGAGGTAGATCCCTCAGAAGTACGTCATCAAGAAGGTCAATTTGGAAAAGCTTTGGAAGATCTTATGTCAACAATCTCAATAGATGAATCCACAAAGAGTAATTGGAAAAGAGAACTCAATATTGGTGGCATAGCAGG GAACGAAAGTGATGATGTCAAGAATATTGTTGAACATGTCACCCGTTTGTTAGATAGGACAGAGTTATTCGTTGCTGAACATCCAGTGGGTGTAGAATCTCGCGTGGAAACTGTGACTAAACTACTAAACATCGAAAACTCAGAAGATGTTTTACTTCTAGGGATATGGGGAATGGGGGGTATGGGTAAAACAACCCTTGCCAAAGCAATTTATAATCAAATTGGGAGCAAATTTGAGGGAAGGAGCTTTCTTCTGAACATTAGGGAACTTTGGGAGACAGATACTAATCAAGTTTCTCTACAGCAACAAATACTTTGTGATGTTTGCAAAACAACGGCATTCAAGATACATGACATCGAATCAGGGAAAAATATATTGAAGGAAAGACTTTCCCAGAAGAAGGTACTTCTTGTGCTTGATGATGTGAATGAATTGGAGCAGCTAAAGGCTTTGTGTGGAAGCCACGAATGGTTTGGTCTGGGCAGTAGAATAATAATCACAACTAGAAATATGCGTCTTCTCAGATTGTATGAAATTTATCAAGTGTATGCAATAGAAGAAATGGATGAAAGTGAATCTCTTAAGCTTTTCAGTTGGCATGCATTCAAGCAACCAAGTCCGATAGAAGATTTTGCTAAACATTTAACAGATGTGATTTCTTATTCTGGGGGATTGCCACTAGCACTTGAAGTCCTCGGGTCCTATTTGTCTGACTGTGAAACAACAGACTGGCATAAAGTTTTGGAGAAACTCAAATGTATTCCTCATGATCAAGTACAGGAAAAACTAAAAGTAAGCTTCGATGGTTTAAAAGATTTTACAGAGAAACAAATATTCCTTGATATAGCTTGTTTCTTTATTGGGAGGGACCGAAATGATGTAATACGAATATTAAATGGGTGTGGATATTTTGCTGATATTGGAATTAAAGTCCTTGTTGAGCGAGCCCTTGTAACTGTTGACAATAGGAACAAGCTTAGAATGCATGATTTGTGA
- the LOC25491570 gene encoding disease resistance protein RUN1, protein MGRQIIYEESPSDPEKRSRLWRREEVFDILAKDKGTEAVKGLALEFPGKDCLDTKAFKKMNKLRLLRLTGVKLKGDFKYLSRDLKLLYWHGFPKTYTPAEFQQESLVAVELKYSKLKQLWNKSQILENLKILNLSHSPDLTETPDFTYLPNLEKLVLKNCPSLSTVSHSIGSLHKILLINLTDCTGLRKLPRSNYKLKSLETLILSGCSMIEKLEEDLEQMESLITLIADKTAIKKVPFSVVRLKSIGYISLGGFEGFTRDVFSSLVRSWMSPSNNVISLVHTSVSVSSLVNYKDLQKLRVLYVECGSDLQLTQDIARFLDVLKTISCTMLEASANSIASEISDMYDSPLIDGCLGLVHTSKSKNHLKSLLIQMGTKCQVSNTAEDSVSQTTKDTEEAWDSFSLPYDNNSEWSTFSCKGCSIIFDIPIIKPLNLKSMRLFIVYYSSSENIISEGFQGVLIINYTKRTIQVYKRDTLISFDDEDWQSITSNLELGNKVKFMVVFGEGFHVENTTVSLLYVVASGNDDNHVGVSGGDNEVINQFREVMVNHLQITWPTDGCYTDGVGLVELVPHDLDQPAEEVAEEVCAAEVEDGQKQQVPLPEGQPELRAAETPETIGLVLGTQILDALKEFRADFVRLEQTVTARLNAVEVKLEKLEDVIAQIPHASSFKSTSMLMFLSMLLFLLLCCWVVFLSLLGY, encoded by the exons ATGGGAAGACAAATAATTTATGAGGAATCACCATCAGATCCTGAGAAGCGCAGTAGGTTGTGGCGGCGTGAGGAAGTGTTCGATATATTAGCAAAGGATAAG gGAACCGAAGCTGTGAAGGGACTGGCTTTGGAGTTTCCAGGAAAAGATTGTCTGGACACCAAAGCATTTAAAAAGATGAACAAACTCAGATTGCTTCGCCTCACTGGGGTGAAGCTTAAGGGAGATTTTAAATATCTTTCAAGAGATCTTAAGTTGCTATACTGGCATGGATTTCCAAAAACCTACACTCCGGCAGAATTTCAGCAAGAAAGTCTAGTGGCTGTTGAATTAAAATATAGTAAGCTCAAACAATTATGGAACAAGAGCCAG ATACTAGAGAATCTAAAAATTCTTAATCTAAGTCATTCTCCAGATTTGACTGAAACCCCAGACTTTACATACTTGCCAAATCTTGAAAAGCTAGTACTCAAAAATTGTCCAAGTTTGTCTACAGTCTCCCATAGTATTGGATCTCTACATAAAATTCTTCTCATAAATTTGACAGACTGCACAGGTCTTCGGAAACTTCCAAGAAGCAACTATAAATTAAAATCTCTAGAAACTTTGATTCTTTCTGGATGTTCCATGATTGAAAAATTGGAGGAGGACTTGGAACAGATGGAATCTTTGATTACCTTGATTGCTGATAAGACTGCTATAAAAAAAGTGCCATTTTCAGTGGTAAGATTGAAAAGCATTGGATATATTTCTTTAGGTGGCTTTGAAGGATTTACACGTGATGTATTTTCTTCTCTCGTTCGCTCTTGGATGTCACCATCAAATAATGTGATATCCCTAGTTCACACATCGGTGTCCGTGTCATCACTTGTTAATTATAAGGACCTTCAAAAACTTCGAGTTCTTTATGTGGAGTGTGGTTCAGATCTACAACTAACTCAAGATATTGCAAGATTTTTGGATGTATTAAAAACCATAAGTTGTACGATGTTGGAAGCAAGTGCAAATTCAATTGCATCAGAGATCTCTGATATGTATGATTCTCCCTTAATTGATGGTTGCCTCGGTCTAGTTCACACTTCAAAGTCAAAAAATCACTTGAAATCTCTCTTAATTCAAATGGGAACAAAATGCCAAGTCTCCAATACTGCTGAAGACAGTGTTTCACAG ACTACAAAGGATACAGAGGAGGCCTGGGATTCGTTTTCGCTCCCCTATGACAATAATTCTGAATGGTCAACCTTTAGTTGCAAAGGTTGTTCCATAATATTTGATATCCCAATAATAAAGCCACTAAACCTGAAGAGTATGAGATTATTCATCGTCTATTACTCTTCCTCGGAAAACATAATATCAGAAGGTTTCCAAGGTGTGTTAATCATAAATTACACAAAGAGAACCATtcaggtttataaaagagatacACTAATCTCATTTGATGATGAGGATTGGCAGAGCATAACATCAAATCTAGAACTTGGTAACAAAGTGAAGTTTATGGTTGTTTTTGGGGAGGGTTTCCATGTTGAGAATACTACAGTATCTCTCTTATATGTCGTTGCTTCTGGCAATGACGATAATCATGTTGGTGTTTCTGGTGGTGATAATGAAGTCATAAATCAGTTTAGGGAGGTAATGGTGAACCATTTGCAGATCACTTGGCCCACAGATGGGTGTTATACCGATGGCGTGGGATTGGTAGAGCTAGTACCGCATGACCTTGACCAGCCTGCGGAGGAAGTAGCTGAGGAGGTTTGTGCAGCTGAAGTTGAGGATGGTCAGAAGCAACAGGTTCCTCTACCCGAGGGTCAGCCTGAGCTGCGAGCAGCAGAAACACCTGAGACCATTGGGCTGGTTCTAGGAACTCAGATTTTGGATGCCCTCAAAGAGTTCAGGGCTGATTTCGTTCGACTAGAGCAGACTGTTACTGCTAGGTTAAATGCAGTAGAGGTCAAATTAGAGAAGCTTGAGGATGTAATTGCTCAGATACCGCATGCATCGAGTTTCAAGTCCACTTCTATGCTTATGTTTCTTTCAATGTTGCTCTTCCTTTTGTTATGTTGTTGGGTTGTTTTTCTATCATTACTTGGATATTAA
- the LOC112420749 gene encoding uncharacterized histidine-rich protein DDB_G0274557-like — translation MAKVLIFVLVLLQVSSLAVFAKEFNTPHYLPRQHPPTPTPAPVEPPYSSFLQSLSLDQSHIDYHHHPLPHPSPLPPFKQPSSSHIQSLSLDHSHIDYHYHPLPHPSPLPPFQPPSSSHIQSLSLNHPHIDYHYHPLPHPSPRALVQPPSSHIHSLRMNHHHNQHRHHHHHRPSSPTYAPVKEPSLSYF, via the coding sequence ATGGCCAAAGTCCTAATTTTTGTATTAGTTTTACTCCAAGTAAGCTCTTTGGCAGTGTTTGCTAAAGAGTTTAATACTCCTCACTACCTTCCTCGCCAACACCCACCAACCCCAACCCCTGCTCCTGTTGAACCACCATATTCCTCCTTTCTTCAATCTCTCAGTCTAGACCAGTCTCACATTGATTACCACCACCATCCTCTTCCTCACCCATCACCCCTTCCTCCTTTTAAACAACCATCTTCTTCCCATATTCAATCTCTCAGTCTAGACCACTCTCACATTGATTACCACTACCATCCTCTTCCTCATCCATCACCCCTTCCTCCTTTTCAACCACCATCTTCTTCCCATATTCAATCTCTCAGTCTAAATCATCCTCACATTGATTACCACTACCATCCTCTCCCACACCCATCACCACGTGCCCTCGTACAACCACCATCTTCCCATATTCATTCTCTTCGTATGAATCATCATCACAATCAACATCgccaccatcatcaccatcgCCCATCATCCCCAACCTATGCTCCTGTTAAAGAACcgtctttatcttatttttag